Proteins from one Mycolicibacter virginiensis genomic window:
- a CDS encoding RND family transporter, whose amino-acid sequence MSTSTHNFPPESPTEVIPAVADHAKPGRIAKWIRRLAIPIMLGWIAIIVLANVTVPQLEKVAEMAAVQMTPDEAPSMIAVKRQGEVFKEFTSNSSVMLVLEGDEPLGADAHHYYDQIIDKLKADTTHVEHIQDFWGDRLTAAGAQSPDGKAAYVQIYTAGNQGEALANESVKAVNQVVDSVTAPPGVKAYVTGGAALAADQDKAGTRSMHVIESLTFVVIITMMLAVYRSITTVALALAMVVTGLASARGIVAFLGYHGLIGLSPFATSLLVTLAIAAATDYAIFLIGRYQEARSAGEDREQAYYTMFRSTAHVVLGSGMTIAGATLCLHFTRLPYFQSLGIPLGIGMTVVVITSLTMGSAVIAVAGRFGSLLEPKRANRGRGWRKIGAAVSRWPGPILIAATAAAMVGILALPGYKPGYNDRAYMPADLPANQGFLASDRHFPSARMNPEMLMIETDHDIRNSADFLVIERIAKRVTGVEGVSRVMSITRPQGIPMEHSTFGYMLGMQAVSQDMTRKFNDDRTAEMLAQAEEMQVNIDTMTKMIELMEEMNATMGRMVGKMHLMVGDIEELRDKIANFDDFFRPMRSYFYWEPHCFDIPVCHALRSVFDAMDGVDTMTDNFKQIVPDMDAMAAQLPQMLTLMPPMIQMMKNTKAMMLTMYATQSGLAKQAQEAQGDPAAMGEAFDKARNDDSFYLPPEIFDNAEFQRGMKSFVSPDGHAVRFIVNHEGDPLSAEGIKHIDAIKLAAKEAMKTTPWEGSKIYVGGTAAMFKDMQEGSNYDLMIAGVAALCLIFIIMLVITRAVVAALVIVGTVVVSLGSAFGLSVLLWQNIIGLQVHWMVMAMAVIILLAVGADYNLLLVSRLREEIHAGLHTGMIRAMGGSGSVVTAAGLVFAFTMMTMAISELRVIGQVGTTIGLGLLLDTLIIRSFMTPSIATLLGKWFWWPQVPRLRPKPSPWPAPLQRNPSDELVESSGGAHRGGW is encoded by the coding sequence ATGAGCACTTCCACGCACAACTTCCCCCCCGAGTCGCCGACCGAGGTCATCCCCGCTGTCGCTGACCACGCCAAGCCCGGCCGGATTGCCAAATGGATTCGGCGGCTGGCTATTCCGATCATGCTCGGCTGGATCGCGATCATCGTCCTGGCGAACGTGACCGTTCCCCAGCTGGAGAAGGTCGCCGAGATGGCCGCGGTCCAGATGACCCCGGACGAGGCACCGTCGATGATCGCGGTCAAACGTCAGGGCGAGGTGTTCAAGGAGTTCACCTCCAACAGCTCGGTCATGCTGGTCCTCGAGGGCGACGAGCCGCTGGGCGCCGACGCCCACCACTACTACGACCAGATCATCGACAAACTGAAGGCCGACACCACCCACGTCGAACACATCCAGGACTTCTGGGGTGATCGCCTGACCGCCGCGGGAGCCCAGAGCCCAGACGGCAAAGCCGCATACGTGCAGATCTATACCGCGGGTAACCAGGGCGAGGCGCTGGCCAACGAATCGGTCAAAGCGGTCAACCAAGTAGTCGACAGTGTCACCGCGCCACCGGGAGTGAAGGCGTATGTGACCGGCGGCGCGGCGCTGGCAGCTGATCAGGACAAGGCCGGCACCCGCAGCATGCACGTGATCGAGTCGCTGACCTTCGTGGTCATCATCACCATGATGCTGGCGGTCTACCGATCCATCACCACCGTGGCGCTGGCGCTGGCGATGGTGGTGACCGGCCTGGCGTCGGCCCGGGGCATCGTGGCATTCCTGGGCTATCACGGGCTGATCGGGCTTTCGCCGTTCGCCACCAGCCTGTTGGTGACGCTGGCGATCGCGGCAGCCACCGACTACGCGATCTTCCTGATCGGCCGATATCAAGAAGCCCGCAGCGCCGGTGAAGACCGGGAACAGGCGTACTACACCATGTTTCGCAGCACCGCCCATGTGGTGCTCGGCTCGGGCATGACCATTGCGGGCGCCACCTTGTGCCTGCACTTCACCCGGCTGCCCTACTTCCAGTCGCTGGGGATTCCGCTGGGGATCGGCATGACGGTCGTGGTCATCACCTCGCTGACGATGGGGTCGGCCGTCATCGCGGTGGCCGGTCGGTTCGGCTCCCTGCTGGAGCCCAAGCGGGCCAACCGGGGGCGCGGCTGGCGGAAGATCGGCGCGGCGGTAAGCCGTTGGCCGGGGCCGATTCTGATCGCCGCCACCGCAGCAGCCATGGTCGGTATCCTCGCGCTGCCCGGGTACAAGCCCGGCTACAACGACCGCGCCTACATGCCCGCGGATCTACCGGCCAATCAGGGCTTCCTGGCCTCCGATCGGCACTTTCCGTCCGCGCGGATGAACCCCGAGATGCTCATGATTGAAACAGACCATGACATCCGAAACTCGGCGGACTTTCTGGTGATCGAGCGAATCGCCAAGCGAGTCACCGGGGTAGAGGGAGTGTCCCGGGTCATGTCCATCACCCGGCCACAGGGCATTCCGATGGAGCACTCCACCTTCGGCTACATGCTCGGCATGCAGGCTGTCAGCCAGGACATGACCCGCAAGTTCAACGATGACCGCACCGCCGAGATGTTGGCCCAGGCCGAGGAGATGCAGGTCAACATCGACACCATGACAAAGATGATCGAGCTCATGGAGGAGATGAACGCCACCATGGGCCGCATGGTGGGCAAGATGCACCTGATGGTCGGCGACATCGAAGAGCTACGCGACAAGATCGCCAACTTCGACGACTTCTTCCGGCCGATGCGCAGCTACTTCTACTGGGAACCACACTGTTTCGACATTCCGGTCTGCCACGCGCTGCGGTCGGTCTTCGACGCCATGGACGGCGTGGACACCATGACCGACAACTTCAAGCAGATCGTCCCGGACATGGACGCGATGGCCGCGCAGCTGCCGCAGATGCTCACGCTGATGCCGCCGATGATCCAGATGATGAAGAACACCAAGGCCATGATGCTGACCATGTACGCCACCCAGAGCGGACTGGCCAAGCAGGCGCAGGAAGCCCAGGGGGATCCCGCGGCGATGGGGGAGGCCTTCGACAAGGCCCGCAACGACGACTCGTTCTATCTGCCGCCGGAGATCTTCGACAACGCCGAGTTCCAGCGCGGCATGAAGAGTTTCGTCTCGCCCGACGGGCATGCCGTGCGGTTCATCGTCAACCACGAGGGCGATCCACTGAGCGCAGAGGGCATCAAGCACATCGATGCGATCAAGCTTGCCGCCAAGGAAGCCATGAAGACCACCCCGTGGGAGGGCTCGAAGATCTACGTCGGTGGGACCGCCGCGATGTTCAAGGACATGCAGGAGGGTTCCAACTACGACCTGATGATCGCCGGCGTCGCGGCGCTGTGCCTGATCTTCATCATCATGCTGGTGATCACCCGCGCCGTGGTTGCCGCGCTGGTGATCGTGGGCACCGTGGTGGTGTCACTGGGCAGCGCCTTCGGACTGTCGGTGTTGCTGTGGCAGAACATCATCGGTCTGCAGGTGCACTGGATGGTGATGGCGATGGCGGTGATCATCCTGTTGGCGGTGGGTGCCGACTACAACCTGCTGCTGGTTTCTCGCCTACGAGAGGAGATCCACGCCGGGCTGCATACCGGCATGATCCGGGCGATGGGCGGCAGCGGGTCGGTGGTCACCGCCGCGGGACTGGTGTTCGCCTTCACGATGATGACGATGGCGATCAGTGAACTGCGTGTGATCGGACAGGTCGGCACCACAATCGGTTTGGGGCTACTGCTCGACACCCTGATCATCCGCTCGTTCATGACGCCGTCGATCGCGACGCTGCTCGGCAAATGGTTCTGGTGGCCGCAGGTACCACGGCTGCGGCCCAAGCCCTCTCCCTGGCCGGCGCCGTTGCAGCGCAACCCGAGCGACGAGCTCGTGGAGTCCAGCGGTGGAGCGCATCGGGGAGGTTGGTGA
- a CDS encoding MmpS family transport accessory protein has translation MKALRRAWMPLLIVVVVALGTLTVLRVRTYFGGDNSRLISTKVDDTKPYNPKVVTYEVFGEPGATADISYLDLDSKPQRVDAATLPWSVTLSTTLSAVSPNLYAQGKGSTLGCRISIDNELKDERTATGVSALTFCLVKSA, from the coding sequence ATGAAGGCGCTGCGGCGGGCGTGGATGCCGCTGCTCATCGTGGTGGTGGTGGCGCTCGGGACGCTGACCGTCTTGCGGGTACGCACCTACTTCGGGGGCGACAACTCCCGCCTGATCAGCACCAAGGTCGACGACACTAAGCCGTACAACCCGAAGGTCGTCACCTATGAGGTCTTCGGTGAACCCGGCGCGACTGCCGACATCAGCTACCTCGACCTCGACAGCAAACCGCAGCGTGTCGACGCCGCGACGCTGCCCTGGTCGGTGACCCTGAGCACCACGTTGTCGGCGGTATCGCCGAACCTCTACGCCCAGGGCAAAGGCTCCACCCTGGGTTGTCGCATCAGCATCGACAACGAGCTCAAAGACGAGAGAACCGCCACCGGCGTCAGCGCCCTGACCTTCTGCTTGGTGAAATCTGCATGA
- a CDS encoding TetR/AcrR family transcriptional regulator produces MAKTVAPRGFARERVLEAAQGLFAEHGVSGTSLQMIADRLGVNKSAVYYQFHCKDDIVVAVFRPVFEDIARVVTIAEAIGSREVQREATISGIIELAVRHRRTTALVHTDPAVVGVVEAIGEFRDASRRLQSILAGPQPDPATLIAIAVLVPGILGAAADPVVSDIPNEELHRMLLDCSRRLFAA; encoded by the coding sequence GTGGCGAAGACGGTGGCGCCGCGGGGTTTCGCGCGGGAGCGCGTATTAGAGGCCGCGCAAGGGCTGTTCGCCGAGCATGGGGTGAGCGGCACATCGCTGCAGATGATCGCCGACCGATTGGGTGTCAATAAATCGGCGGTGTACTACCAATTCCACTGCAAAGACGACATCGTCGTTGCGGTGTTCCGTCCGGTGTTCGAGGACATCGCCCGGGTGGTCACCATCGCCGAGGCCATCGGCTCCCGCGAGGTCCAGCGCGAGGCCACTATCAGCGGCATCATCGAACTGGCGGTCCGCCACCGGCGCACCACGGCCCTGGTCCACACCGATCCCGCTGTGGTGGGGGTCGTCGAGGCCATCGGAGAATTCCGGGACGCCTCGCGCCGGTTGCAGTCCATCCTGGCGGGACCACAGCCCGACCCCGCCACACTCATCGCGATCGCTGTCCTGGTGCCCGGAATTCTCGGCGCAGCAGCCGATCCCGTGGTTTCGGACATTCCCAACGAGGAACTGCACCGGATGCTGCTGGACTGCTCGCGGCGGCTCTTCGCCGCCTGA
- the serS gene encoding serine--tRNA ligase, translated as MIDLKLLREDPDRVRRSQVGRGEDPALVDALLAADTARRAAIAAADSMRAEQKTASRSVGAASPEERPALLARAKELAEQVKAAETAQGAAETAFTAAHMAIANVVIDGVPPGGEDDFAVLDVVGEPPAIENPRDHLELGEALGLIDMGRGAKVSGSRFYFLTGRGALLQLGLLQLAVRLAVDNGFTPMITPSLVRPEVMSGTGFLGAHADEVYRLEADDLYLVGTSEVPLAGYHSDEILDLSGGPLRYAGWSSCFRREAGSYGKDTRGIIRVHQFDKVEGFVYCRPEDAEAEHDRLLGWQREMLARIEVPYRVIDVAAGDLGSSAARKFDCEAWVPSQGTYRELTSTSNCTTFQARRLATRYRDENGKPQTAATLNGTLATTRWLVAILENHQQPDGSVRVPQALVPYVGVDVLEPAAS; from the coding sequence GTGATCGACCTGAAGCTGCTGCGTGAAGATCCCGACCGTGTCCGCCGCTCCCAGGTGGGTCGCGGCGAGGACCCGGCCCTGGTGGACGCCCTGCTGGCCGCCGACACCGCACGTCGCGCCGCCATCGCGGCCGCGGACTCGATGCGAGCCGAACAGAAGACCGCCAGCCGGTCGGTCGGAGCGGCCTCACCCGAGGAGCGCCCCGCCCTGCTGGCGCGGGCCAAGGAGCTGGCCGAGCAGGTCAAGGCCGCCGAGACCGCCCAAGGAGCGGCCGAGACGGCGTTCACGGCCGCGCACATGGCGATCGCCAACGTGGTGATCGACGGAGTGCCCCCGGGTGGTGAAGACGACTTTGCGGTGCTCGACGTGGTCGGTGAGCCACCGGCCATCGAGAACCCGCGGGACCATCTCGAGCTCGGTGAGGCGCTGGGCCTGATCGACATGGGCCGCGGAGCCAAGGTCTCCGGTTCGCGGTTCTACTTCCTGACCGGTCGCGGCGCGCTGCTGCAGCTGGGTCTGTTGCAGCTGGCCGTGCGGCTGGCCGTCGACAACGGGTTCACCCCGATGATCACCCCGTCGCTGGTTCGCCCCGAAGTCATGTCCGGCACCGGATTCCTGGGTGCGCACGCCGACGAGGTTTATCGACTCGAAGCCGACGACCTATATCTGGTGGGCACCTCCGAGGTGCCGCTGGCGGGCTACCACTCCGACGAGATTCTCGACCTGTCGGGCGGACCGCTGCGCTACGCCGGTTGGTCGTCGTGTTTCCGCCGGGAGGCCGGCAGCTACGGCAAGGACACCCGCGGCATCATCCGGGTGCACCAGTTCGACAAGGTCGAGGGGTTCGTCTACTGCCGGCCCGAGGACGCCGAAGCCGAACACGACCGACTGCTCGGCTGGCAGCGCGAGATGCTGGCCCGTATCGAGGTGCCCTACCGGGTGATCGACGTCGCCGCGGGCGATCTCGGGTCCTCGGCGGCCCGCAAATTCGACTGTGAAGCGTGGGTGCCCTCCCAAGGCACCTACCGGGAGCTGACGTCGACGTCGAACTGCACCACCTTCCAGGCCCGCAGGCTGGCGACGCGTTACCGCGACGAGAACGGCAAGCCGCAGACCGCGGCCACCCTCAACGGCACCCTGGCCACCACCCGGTGGCTGGTGGCGATCCTGGAGAACCACCAGCAGCCCGACGGCAGCGTCCGGGTGCCGCAGGCGCTGGTGCCCTACGTCGGCGTGGACGTGCTGGAGCCCGCCGCCTCCTGA
- a CDS encoding septum formation family protein gives MSEAADQENPPAKRVSWRRTLQAAPTRRALLLTALGGLLIAGLITVVPVLGEGPGGLLGHLNAEPAPGAGGKGAGPGLGLGTVKGNEAIDHAVAGDCLNWPENDLDGATIVSCADEHKFEVAGPVDMKMFPGAEYGPDAPPPSMARIEQITQEQCESSVRRYLGAKFDPHSKFVASMLWAGERAWRQHGERRMLCGLQLPGVGGQQTAFVGKIADIDQSKVWPPGTCLGIDPATNQPNDVPVDCAAPHTKEVTGTVNLAERFPDALPPEPEQDAFIKESCTRLTDAYLDPVQLRDTTLTLTYATVSLPSWSAGSREVACSLGATLGNGGWAALINSARGSLLINGQPPIPPPSIPAERLNQLPTGSQPR, from the coding sequence ATGTCAGAGGCAGCCGACCAGGAGAATCCACCCGCCAAGCGGGTGTCTTGGCGACGCACGCTCCAGGCCGCCCCGACGCGCCGCGCCCTGTTGCTGACCGCGCTGGGCGGGCTGCTGATTGCCGGCCTGATCACCGTGGTGCCCGTCCTCGGCGAGGGCCCCGGCGGGTTGCTGGGCCATCTGAACGCCGAGCCGGCACCGGGCGCGGGCGGCAAAGGCGCCGGTCCGGGACTGGGGCTGGGCACGGTCAAGGGCAACGAGGCGATCGACCACGCTGTCGCCGGCGACTGCCTGAACTGGCCGGAGAACGACTTGGACGGGGCGACGATCGTCAGCTGCGCCGACGAGCACAAGTTCGAGGTGGCCGGCCCGGTGGACATGAAGATGTTCCCGGGCGCCGAATACGGTCCCGATGCCCCGCCGCCGTCGATGGCCCGCATCGAGCAGATCACCCAGGAACAATGCGAGTCGTCGGTGCGCCGCTATCTCGGCGCCAAGTTCGACCCGCACAGCAAGTTCGTGGCCAGCATGCTGTGGGCCGGCGAACGCGCGTGGCGCCAGCACGGTGAGCGCCGGATGTTGTGTGGCCTGCAACTGCCGGGCGTGGGCGGCCAGCAGACCGCGTTCGTCGGCAAGATCGCCGACATCGACCAGTCCAAGGTCTGGCCGCCCGGCACCTGCCTGGGCATCGATCCGGCCACCAACCAGCCCAACGACGTTCCGGTCGACTGCGCGGCACCGCATACCAAGGAAGTCACCGGCACGGTCAACCTGGCCGAACGGTTCCCCGACGCATTACCGCCGGAGCCCGAGCAGGATGCGTTCATCAAGGAGTCCTGCACCCGGCTCACCGACGCCTACCTGGATCCGGTGCAGCTGCGCGACACGACGCTGACGTTGACCTACGCCACGGTCTCCCTGCCCAGCTGGTCGGCGGGCAGCCGCGAGGTGGCCTGTAGCCTCGGCGCCACTCTGGGCAACGGCGGCTGGGCGGCGCTGATCAACAGTGCCCGCGGATCGCTGCTCATCAACGGCCAGCCCCCGATCCCGCCGCCGTCGATCCCCGCGGAGCGGCTGAACCAACTGCCCACCGGTAGCCAGCCGCGGTGA
- a CDS encoding metallopeptidase family protein: protein MSVQMDPRRFDDLVSDALDLIPPELAAAFDNVVILVADRNAEEPDLLGLYEGVALTERDSSYAGSLPDTITIYREALLEMCESDDEVVDEVRITVIHEIAHHFGIDDDRLHELGWS from the coding sequence GTGAGTGTCCAGATGGACCCGCGCCGGTTCGACGACCTCGTGTCCGACGCGCTGGACCTGATTCCGCCCGAGCTGGCTGCCGCCTTCGACAACGTCGTGATCCTGGTGGCCGACCGCAACGCCGAGGAACCCGACCTGCTCGGCCTCTATGAAGGGGTGGCGCTGACCGAGCGCGATTCGAGCTATGCCGGGTCGTTGCCGGACACCATCACCATCTACCGAGAAGCGCTGCTGGAGATGTGCGAGTCCGACGACGAGGTGGTCGACGAGGTCCGGATCACGGTGATCCACGAGATCGCCCATCACTTCGGTATCGACGACGACCGGTTGCACGAACTGGGCTGGAGCTGA
- a CDS encoding histidine phosphatase family protein gives MSGRLVLLRHGQSYGNVDRRLDTRPPGSELTPLGRDQARAFAAEGIHRPMLVAHSVATRAVQTAAEISGRLGLTARALEGIHEVQAGSLENRSDDDAIAEFNAIYQRWHSGEPGVALPGGESAEQVLDRYLPVVTDLRLRYLDDDDWTGDIVVVSHGAAIRLAAATLAGVDGSFVLDNHLENATAVVLAPITDGRWSCVQWGSLTPPFYPEPHPDPVGDALRSDTDPMG, from the coding sequence ATGAGCGGGCGGCTGGTGTTGCTGCGCCACGGCCAGTCTTACGGCAACGTCGACCGTCGACTCGACACCCGCCCGCCGGGATCGGAGCTGACCCCGCTGGGCCGCGACCAAGCCAGGGCTTTCGCCGCCGAAGGCATCCACCGTCCAATGCTGGTCGCCCACTCGGTGGCTACCCGCGCGGTTCAGACCGCTGCCGAGATCAGCGGCCGGCTCGGCCTGACCGCCCGCGCCCTGGAAGGCATTCACGAGGTGCAGGCCGGCTCGCTGGAGAACCGCAGCGACGACGATGCGATCGCCGAGTTCAACGCGATCTATCAGCGATGGCACTCCGGCGAGCCAGGAGTCGCATTGCCCGGCGGAGAATCGGCCGAACAGGTGCTCGATCGCTACCTGCCGGTCGTCACCGACCTGCGGCTGCGTTACCTCGACGACGACGACTGGACCGGGGACATCGTCGTGGTCAGCCATGGCGCGGCGATCCGGCTGGCGGCGGCGACGCTGGCGGGTGTGGACGGCAGTTTCGTGCTGGACAACCATCTGGAGAACGCCACTGCCGTGGTGCTGGCCCCGATCACCGACGGCCGATGGAGCTGCGTGCAGTGGGGCTCGCTGACGCCGCCGTTCTATCCCGAACCGCACCCGGACCCGGTCGGCGACGCGTTGCGGTCCGACACCGACCCGATGGGCTAG
- a CDS encoding DUF2470 domain-containing protein, which translates to MATTTAAPVPTSAERIRSACIRGQALLAIADAADAAPVNAPVCHLLRDGSLVVAVPVEDPVAQAAADSGVQAMLELTDHAPLRLRERVRALAWIRGLLRPVPDREIPILLDRIAAVDPNPALLQVVSPRSASHSRDMAAPEGSDADVDYALLRLTPESAVLADATGAEAVDVHELLAARPDPFCAIEAHWLQHLDSAHPDMVARLAAAKLPPQLRRGQARPLAVDRYGMWLRVEAPDGDRDVRLSFPQPVNDVLSLNRAVRALMGCPFLNGLQARRQEQ; encoded by the coding sequence ATGGCCACGACTACAGCAGCACCCGTCCCGACGTCCGCCGAGCGGATTCGCAGCGCCTGCATCCGCGGTCAAGCCCTCCTAGCGATCGCCGACGCCGCCGACGCCGCCCCGGTCAACGCACCGGTCTGCCACCTGCTGCGGGACGGATCTCTGGTGGTCGCGGTTCCCGTCGAAGACCCGGTCGCGCAGGCCGCGGCCGACTCCGGGGTGCAGGCGATGCTCGAGCTGACCGATCACGCACCGTTGCGGCTGCGCGAACGCGTGCGTGCGCTGGCGTGGATCCGGGGGCTGTTGCGCCCGGTGCCCGACCGCGAGATCCCGATACTTCTGGACCGGATCGCGGCGGTGGACCCCAACCCTGCTCTGCTCCAGGTCGTCTCGCCGCGCTCGGCGTCGCACTCCCGCGATATGGCTGCACCGGAGGGCAGCGACGCCGACGTCGACTACGCGCTGCTACGGCTGACGCCCGAGTCGGCGGTGCTGGCCGACGCCACCGGAGCCGAAGCGGTCGACGTGCACGAGCTGCTGGCAGCCCGACCCGACCCGTTCTGCGCAATCGAGGCGCATTGGCTACAGCACCTCGACTCGGCGCACCCCGATATGGTCGCCCGGCTCGCCGCCGCGAAGCTGCCGCCGCAGCTGCGCCGCGGACAGGCTCGCCCGCTTGCCGTGGATCGCTACGGCATGTGGTTGCGGGTGGAAGCACCCGACGGTGACCGCGACGTGCGCCTGAGCTTCCCGCAGCCAGTAAACGATGTGCTGAGTCTGAACCGGGCGGTACGCGCACTGATGGGTTGCCCATTTCTCAACGGGCTGCAGGCCCGGCGTCAGGAGCAGTAG
- a CDS encoding CPBP family intramembrane glutamic endopeptidase: MTERQNPRHALRLEIILVLAVTYGLSAVTAILQLADAVLRDLSAQRIALNPRRSYFDLIDLGLNAAWAVQLIAWGALALYLLWRSGFGPARIGLYGRPRRTDLAGALGLAALIGLPGLGLYVLARTLGLNADVIPAAINDTWWRAPMLIVIAFANGFAEEVIVVGYLLTRLPQLGVSPRVALACSALLRGAYHLYQGFGAGLGNIAMGLVFGYTWQRSRRLWPLILAHGLIDTVAFVGYALFADKLGWLR, encoded by the coding sequence GTGACCGAGCGCCAGAACCCGCGACACGCGCTGCGCCTGGAGATCATCCTGGTTCTGGCGGTCACTTACGGCCTGAGCGCCGTCACCGCGATTCTGCAGCTCGCCGACGCGGTGCTGCGCGACCTCAGCGCCCAGCGGATCGCCCTCAACCCTCGCCGGTCTTATTTCGACCTGATCGACCTCGGTCTCAACGCCGCCTGGGCGGTGCAACTGATCGCCTGGGGCGCACTGGCGTTGTACCTGCTGTGGCGCAGCGGTTTCGGACCCGCCCGCATCGGGCTGTATGGGCGACCCCGCCGAACCGACCTGGCCGGCGCACTCGGCCTGGCCGCCCTGATCGGGCTGCCCGGCCTGGGCCTGTATGTGCTGGCGCGAACCCTGGGCCTCAATGCCGACGTCATTCCCGCCGCGATCAACGACACCTGGTGGCGCGCTCCGATGCTGATCGTGATCGCGTTCGCCAACGGGTTCGCCGAGGAAGTGATCGTGGTCGGCTACCTGCTGACCCGGCTACCCCAGCTGGGGGTGTCGCCGCGGGTGGCGCTGGCCTGTTCAGCCCTGCTGCGCGGCGCCTACCACCTCTATCAAGGCTTCGGAGCCGGCCTCGGCAACATCGCGATGGGCCTGGTGTTCGGCTATACCTGGCAGCGCAGCAGGCGGCTGTGGCCGCTGATCCTGGCGCACGGCCTGATCGACACCGTGGCCTTCGTCGGGTACGCACTGTTCGCCGACAAGCTGGGGTGGCTGCGCTGA